A window from Hemicordylus capensis ecotype Gifberg chromosome 2, rHemCap1.1.pri, whole genome shotgun sequence encodes these proteins:
- the DUSP9 gene encoding dual specificity protein phosphatase 9 isoform X1, translated as MEDLGKSTLWLQAELASTSPCLHILDCRSRELYDSSHVERALSVALPGLLLRRLRKGNLSAHSLLPGPPQGLGDNTVLLYDEGTRQLPRPGEQEEDEESVLVMLLQKLREEGCPAYYLQGGFHKFQAECPHLCETSLDVASASSSPVPTAAPVVGLGGLSLSSDCSDAESEPLSSGMESEGASPPSFPVQILPNLYLGSARDSANMDTLAKLGIHYILNVTPNLPNLFEKNGDFHYKQIPISDHWSQNLSQFFPEAIDFIGGDGQYLGGPHSPPPLLSLHGGHHLLESDEAMLRREDEQKFILESIFWISHMVREGPEEDKESSSPTPMHEKALQIMLRGLLEEKPTLTHLIQMANAIDVEIYSEHEREAAVAERAGLFLLNLAIGPPFHFEISLPHAGLALLQHPTAPLLQVPGCPEKL; from the exons ATGGAAGACCTGGGCAAGTCCACACTGTGGCTACAGGCCGAGCTGGCCTCCACTTCCCCATGCCTGCATATCCTCGACTGCCGCAGCCGGGAGTTGTATGATTCATCCCACGTGGAGCGGGCACTGAGCGTAGCCCTCCCTGGGTTGCTGCTCCGGCGTCTCCGCAAAGGGAACCTTTCGGCTCATTCCTTGCTGCCTGGGCCCCCACAGGGCCTAGGGGATAACACAGTGTTGCTGTACGATGAAGGGACAAGGCAGCTACCCCGACcgggggagcaggaggaagatgAAGAGTCAGTCCTTGTGATGCTGCTGCAGAAGCTACGGGAGGAAGGTTGCCCGGCTTACTACCTGCAGG GAGGCTTCCATAAATTCCAAGCCGAGTGCCCACATCTCTGCGAGACCAGCCTGGATGTGGCCAGTGCCAGCAGCTCCCCTGTGCCCACGGCAGCTCCTGTGGTGGGTCTGGGCGGCCTAAGCCTAAGCTCGGACTGCTCGGACGCTGAATCGGAGCCCTTGAGCAGTGGCATGGAGTCCGAGGGGGCCAGCCCCCCATCCTTCCCTGTGCAGATTTTACCCAACCTCTACCTGGGCAGTGCCCGAGATTCAGCCAATATGGACACTCTGGCTAAGCTGGGAATCCACTACATCCTCAACGTCACACCCAACCTGCCCAACCTCTTTGAGAAGAACGGCGACTTCCATTACAAGCAGATCCCCATCTCGGACCACTGGAGTCAGAACCTCTCTCAGTTCTTCCCAGAGGCCATTGACTTCATTG GAGGTGATGGACAATATTTGGGAGGACCCCATTCCCCACCACCTCTTCTCTCTCTGCATGGAggccatcacctccttgag TCGGATGAAGCCATGCTTCGGAGGGAAGACGAACAAAAATTTATATTGGAGTCGATCTTCTGGATCAGCCACATGGTCAGAGAAGGGCCAGAGGAAGACAAGGAA agctcatcccccacccccatgcacgaGAAGGCCCTGCAAATCATGCTCCGAGGCCTCCTGGAAGAAAAGCCCACCCTGACCCATCTAATCCAGATGGCCAAT GCCATTGACGTGGAGATCTACAGTGAGCATGAGCGGGAGGCAGCAGTTGCGGAAAGGGCTGGCCTGTTCCTCCTCAACCTGGCCATTGGGCCCCCCTTCCACTTTGAGATAAGTCTCCCCCATGCTGGCCTGGCTCTGCTCCAGCACCCCACAGCTCCCCTCCTCCAGGTTCCAGGGTGCCCAGAAAAGCTCTGA
- the DUSP9 gene encoding dual specificity protein phosphatase 9 isoform X2, protein MEDLGKSTLWLQAELASTSPCLHILDCRSRELYDSSHVERALSVALPGLLLRRLRKGNLSAHSLLPGPPQGLGDNTVLLYDEGTRQLPRPGEQEEDEESVLVMLLQKLREEGCPAYYLQGGFHKFQAECPHLCETSLDVASASSSPVPTAAPVVGLGGLSLSSDCSDAESEPLSSGMESEGASPPSFPVQILPNLYLGSARDSANMDTLAKLGIHYILNVTPNLPNLFEKNGDFHYKQIPISDHWSQNLSQFFPEAIDFIGGDGQYLGGPHSPPPLLSLHGGHHLLESDEAMLRREDEQKFILESIFWISHMVREGPEEDKEAIDVEIYSEHEREAAVAERAGLFLLNLAIGPPFHFEISLPHAGLALLQHPTAPLLQVPGCPEKL, encoded by the exons ATGGAAGACCTGGGCAAGTCCACACTGTGGCTACAGGCCGAGCTGGCCTCCACTTCCCCATGCCTGCATATCCTCGACTGCCGCAGCCGGGAGTTGTATGATTCATCCCACGTGGAGCGGGCACTGAGCGTAGCCCTCCCTGGGTTGCTGCTCCGGCGTCTCCGCAAAGGGAACCTTTCGGCTCATTCCTTGCTGCCTGGGCCCCCACAGGGCCTAGGGGATAACACAGTGTTGCTGTACGATGAAGGGACAAGGCAGCTACCCCGACcgggggagcaggaggaagatgAAGAGTCAGTCCTTGTGATGCTGCTGCAGAAGCTACGGGAGGAAGGTTGCCCGGCTTACTACCTGCAGG GAGGCTTCCATAAATTCCAAGCCGAGTGCCCACATCTCTGCGAGACCAGCCTGGATGTGGCCAGTGCCAGCAGCTCCCCTGTGCCCACGGCAGCTCCTGTGGTGGGTCTGGGCGGCCTAAGCCTAAGCTCGGACTGCTCGGACGCTGAATCGGAGCCCTTGAGCAGTGGCATGGAGTCCGAGGGGGCCAGCCCCCCATCCTTCCCTGTGCAGATTTTACCCAACCTCTACCTGGGCAGTGCCCGAGATTCAGCCAATATGGACACTCTGGCTAAGCTGGGAATCCACTACATCCTCAACGTCACACCCAACCTGCCCAACCTCTTTGAGAAGAACGGCGACTTCCATTACAAGCAGATCCCCATCTCGGACCACTGGAGTCAGAACCTCTCTCAGTTCTTCCCAGAGGCCATTGACTTCATTG GAGGTGATGGACAATATTTGGGAGGACCCCATTCCCCACCACCTCTTCTCTCTCTGCATGGAggccatcacctccttgag TCGGATGAAGCCATGCTTCGGAGGGAAGACGAACAAAAATTTATATTGGAGTCGATCTTCTGGATCAGCCACATGGTCAGAGAAGGGCCAGAGGAAGACAAGGAA GCCATTGACGTGGAGATCTACAGTGAGCATGAGCGGGAGGCAGCAGTTGCGGAAAGGGCTGGCCTGTTCCTCCTCAACCTGGCCATTGGGCCCCCCTTCCACTTTGAGATAAGTCTCCCCCATGCTGGCCTGGCTCTGCTCCAGCACCCCACAGCTCCCCTCCTCCAGGTTCCAGGGTGCCCAGAAAAGCTCTGA
- the DUSP9 gene encoding dual specificity protein phosphatase 9 isoform X3, translating to MEDLGKSTLWLQAELASTSPCLHILDCRSRELYDSSHVERALSVALPGLLLRRLRKGNLSAHSLLPGPPQGLGDNTVLLYDEGTRQLPRPGEQEEDEESVLVMLLQKLREEGCPAYYLQGGFHKFQAECPHLCETSLDVASASSSPVPTAAPVVGLGGLSLSSDCSDAESEPLSSGMESEGASPPSFPVQILPNLYLGSARDSANMDTLAKLGIHYILNVTPNLPNLFEKNGDFHYKQIPISDHWSQNLSQFFPEAIDFIDEALSRNCGVLVHCLAGISRSVTVTVAYLMQKLNLSLNDAYDLVKRKKSNISPNFNFMGQLLDFEKSLGLGQGNRRPASGQTCFFTSPTDDSVFELDPT from the exons ATGGAAGACCTGGGCAAGTCCACACTGTGGCTACAGGCCGAGCTGGCCTCCACTTCCCCATGCCTGCATATCCTCGACTGCCGCAGCCGGGAGTTGTATGATTCATCCCACGTGGAGCGGGCACTGAGCGTAGCCCTCCCTGGGTTGCTGCTCCGGCGTCTCCGCAAAGGGAACCTTTCGGCTCATTCCTTGCTGCCTGGGCCCCCACAGGGCCTAGGGGATAACACAGTGTTGCTGTACGATGAAGGGACAAGGCAGCTACCCCGACcgggggagcaggaggaagatgAAGAGTCAGTCCTTGTGATGCTGCTGCAGAAGCTACGGGAGGAAGGTTGCCCGGCTTACTACCTGCAGG GAGGCTTCCATAAATTCCAAGCCGAGTGCCCACATCTCTGCGAGACCAGCCTGGATGTGGCCAGTGCCAGCAGCTCCCCTGTGCCCACGGCAGCTCCTGTGGTGGGTCTGGGCGGCCTAAGCCTAAGCTCGGACTGCTCGGACGCTGAATCGGAGCCCTTGAGCAGTGGCATGGAGTCCGAGGGGGCCAGCCCCCCATCCTTCCCTGTGCAGATTTTACCCAACCTCTACCTGGGCAGTGCCCGAGATTCAGCCAATATGGACACTCTGGCTAAGCTGGGAATCCACTACATCCTCAACGTCACACCCAACCTGCCCAACCTCTTTGAGAAGAACGGCGACTTCCATTACAAGCAGATCCCCATCTCGGACCACTGGAGTCAGAACCTCTCTCAGTTCTTCCCAGAGGCCATTGACTTCATTG ATGAGGCCCTGTCTCGGAACTGCGGAGTCCTGGTGCATTGCCTGGCAGGGATAAGCCGCTCGGTTACTGTCACCGTAGCCTACCTCATGCAGAAGCTCAACCTGTCCCTCAATGATGCCTACGACCTGGTGAAGCGGAAGAAGTCCAACATCTCACCTAACTTCAATTTCATGGGGCAGCTGCTGGACTTCGAGAAGTCCCTGGGGCTGGGCCAAGGCAACCGGCGCCCCGCCTCTGGCCAGACCTGCTTCTTCACCTCGCCAACTGACGACAGCGTCTTCGAGTTGGATCCCACGTAG